The sequence GGCCTGCCCATGGCCCTGCACCTTCGCGCCGGCAGCGCCGGACTCAGCGTGAGCGACCGGGACCCGGTGCGCCTCGCGCTCGCCGCCGACCAGGGCCTCACCGTCGCGGCCGACACCGCGTTGGCACTGCAACAGGCCGACGCCGTGTTCTCGTCCTTGCCACACGATGCAGCTCTTCTGACCGTGGCCGAACAGGTCGCTGCCCATGCGAAGCCCGGCACGTTCTGGGTCGACACCAGCACCGTCTCCCCCACGGCCTCCGCCACGGCCGCGCACATGTGCGCAGCAGCGGGCATCGAACACGTGCGCACCACCGTCTCGGGCAACAACAAGATGGCCGAAGCCGCGCAGCTCACCGTGCTGGCCTCGGGCCCACGCAACACCTACGACCAGGTGCTGCCGCTGCTGCGCTGCTGGGGTCCGAACCAGTTTTACCTGGGCGAGGCCGAGCAGGCGCGCCTGATGAAGCTGGTGATCAACCTCATGATCGCGCAGACCAGCGCCATGCTGGGCGAGGCGCTCACGCTGGGCCGCAAGGGCGGGCTCGACTGGCACGACATGTGGCGCGTGATGGGTGCGAGCGCCGTGGCCTCACCCATCGTCAAGGCCAAATCGGCCCAGCTCTCGGAGCGCGATTTTTCCGCCACCTTCACCGTGAACCAGATGGTCAAGGACCTCGACCTCATCCTAGGCGCGGCCAGCGAACACCAGGTGCCGCTGCCCCAGACCGCCCTGACGCGCCAGCTCATGGACGCGGCGCGTGCGCACGGCGACGCGGAGGCCGACTACGCCGCCATCATCAAGGCGGTCGAACGCAGCGCAGGGCTCTCCACATGAAACGCTTCACCTACCAGAGCCTGCCTTCGCGGGTCGTGTTTGGCCCCGGTTCGCTCGCCGAGTTGCCGCGGGAGATCGAAGCCATGGGCGCGCACCGCGCGCTGGTGCTGTGCACGCCTGAGCAGCGCGGCCTGGCCGAGCGCGTGGTGGCGCTGCTCGGTGATCGGGCGGCCGGCGTGTTCGACCGCGCCGTGATGCACGTGCCCATCGAGACCGCGCGCGAAGCCCGCGAGGTGGCCCGCCAGCTGGGTGCCGACTGCGCCGTGGCCATCGGCGGCGGCTCCACCACCGGCCTGGGCAAGGCCATTGCGCTCGACTCCGGCCTGCCCATCCTCGCCGTCCCCACCACCTACGCCGGCTCGGAGATGACGCCGATCTACGGCATCACCGAGGCGGGGCTGAAGAAAACCGGCAAGGACATCCGCGTGCTGCCGCGCACCGTGATCTACGACCCCGAACTCAGCCTGGGCCTGCCCGTGGGCCTGAGCGTGACCAGCGGCATCAACGCCATCGCGCACGCGGCCGAAGGTCTGTATTCGGTGGACGCCAACCCGGTCATCAGCCTCATGGCGCAGGAAGGCATCGCGGCCCTGGGCCGTGCGCTGCCCATGATCAAGGCCAACCCCGGCGACGTGACCGCGCGGTCCGACGCGCTCTACGGCGCCTGGCTCTGCGGCACCGTGCTCGGCGCCGTGGGCATGGCCCTGCACCACAAGCTCTGCCACACCCTGGGCGGCAGCTTCAACCTGCCCCACGCCGAAACCCACACCATCGTGCTGCCCCACGCCCTGGCCTACAACGCCGCCGCCGTGCCCGAGGCCATGGCCCGCATCGTCACTGCGCTCGGCGGCACCAGTGCGGCACAAGCGGTGTTCGATCTGGCGCGGGACAACGGCGCGCCGGTGGCGCTCAAGGACATCGGCATGAAGGAAGCCGACCTGGACCGGGCCTGCGAGATCGCCATGAGCAACCAGTACCCGAATCCGCGGCCACTGGAGGCGGGGGCGATCCGGCGGTTGTTGCAGGATGCGTTCGAGGGCCGCCGACCCGGTTGAACGCGACCGGAGCCGGGCTCCTCTACAGTCGGACCTGTTGATCACACAGGGAAGACACACATGCCACAGCATCGCATCGTGATCGTGGGCGGAGGCGCCGGCGGCCTGGAGCTGGCTTGCAAGCTGGGGCGCCGCATGGGCGCCGAGCAGGTCACGCTGGTGGACCAGCAGCTCTTTCACATCTGGAAACCGTCGCTGCACGAGGTGGCCGCCGGCACGCTCGACATCCACCAGGAGGGTTTGTCGTACGAAATGCTGGCGCACGACAACGGCTTCACCTTCTGCCTCGGTGCCATGACCGGGCTGGACCTCGCGGGCAAGTGGCTGGGCGTGGCGCCCGTGGTGGACGAACAGGGTGAGGAGCTGGTGCCGGCGCGCCAGTTGCCGTTTGACCAACTGGTGTTTGCGGTGGGCAGCACGGCCAACCACTACAACGTGCCCGGGGCGGCGGAGTTCACGCTCTCGCTCAACCGCCCGGCCGATGCCGAGCACTTTCGCCTGCGCATGCTCAAGCTGCTCACCTCGGCCGATCTGCGCAAGAGTGCAGGTGGCGAGGGGCAGGTGCGCATCGTGATCATTGGCGGTGGCGCCACCGGCGTGGAGCTGGCGGCCGAGTTGCGCGAAGCCAGCGTGGTGCATTCGCGCTACGGCTTTCGCCGGATCGACCCGCGCCGCGACGTGCAGATCACCTTGCTCGAGGGTGCCGATCGCATCCTGGCGCCTTTGCCCGGGAAGGTGTCGGTCGCCGCGGCGCAATTGTTGAATGAGCGCCACGTGAACATCGAAGTGAACTGCAAGGTCGCGCGCATCACGCCGCAACAGGTGGAAGACGCTGCGGGTCGGGTGTTCGCTTCCGACCTGGTGGTGTGGGCCGCCGGCATCAAGGCGCCCGATGTGCTGGCCACGCTGGGCCTGGCCACCAGCCGTTCAGGGCAGCTGCAGGTGAGCGACCGGCTGCTGGTGCAGGGCCAGTCCGACATCTACGCCCTGGGCGACTGTGCCGCCTGCCCCACGGCCGAAGGCGGCTGGGTGCCACCACGCGCCCAGGCTGCGCACCAGCAGGCCAGCTACCTGGTGGCGGCACTCACGCGGCGCGCCCAGGGCCAACCCGCGCCCGATCGACCTTACGTCTACAAAGACCACGGCTCGCTGGTGTCGCTGGGCACGCAATCGTCGGTGGGCAACCTCATGGGCAACCTGTTTCGCTCCACCTGGTTTGTGCAGGGCCTGCTGGCTCGCACGATGTATGTGAGCCTGCACCTGATGCACCACCAGGCTGTGCTCGGCACCCTGCGCACGGCGGTGCTGGCGCTGGCGCGTTTCCTGGTCAAACGGGCCACGCCGCTGGTGAAACTGCACTGAGCCGTCAACCGGTTCAATACACCGTGAACCGCCCCGTCCACTTGCGCTCGTAGCCCATCTTCTCGAAGTGCTCGGCCATGAAGTCGATGAAGGTGCGCACCTTGGCGCTGAGGTGTTTGCGGCTGGGGTAAGCCAGGTTCACCGTGATGCGGGGCAGGTCCCAGTCGTCGAGCACGGGCACGAGACGCCCGGCCACGATGTCGTCGTAGACGATGTAGCTCGGTTGCACCAGGATGCCCAGGCCGTCGAGTGCGGCGGCGCGCAGGATCTGGCCGTCGTTGGATTCCAGCAAGGCCTTCACCGCCACCGTCTGGGTCTCGTCGCCGCGCGTGAAGCGCAGTTCATACGGGTTGTTGGCGTGCACGTAGATCAGCAGGTGGTGGCGCTGCAGCTCGTCCAGCGTCTTGGGGAAGCCGTGTTTGGCGAGGTAGCGCGGTGAGGCTGTGAGCACGCGGCGGGTTTCGGCCAGGCGGCGGATGGTGATGTTGCTGTCGGGCTCGACCTCGCGGTTGCGGATCGCCACGTCGATGTTGTTGTCGATGATGTCCAGGTAGCGGTTGGCGGCTTCCACGTGCACGGTCACGTTGGGGTAGCGCTCGGTGTACTCGCGCAGCAGCGGCGCGATGTGGTGCAGCGAAAACGACAGCGAGGCGCTGATGCGCAGCGTGCCGGTGGGGTTGAGCGCGGCGGCGTTCACGGTGGACTCGGCGTCGCGCAGGTCGGCCAGGATGCTGCGGGCGCGCTGAAAGAACTCCTGCCCCGTGTCGGTGAGGTAGAGGCGGCGCGTGTTGCGCTCCACCAGGCGCACGCCCAGGCGCTCTTCCAGCGCGGCCAGCTGGCGGCTGGCGCTGGCGTTGGACATGTTCATCAACTCCGCCGCACGGCTCAGGCTGCCGCTCTCGGCCACGTGCACAAACAACTCCATCTCGGTCCAGCGATCCATGTTCACCCCGTATTTGCAGCGCGCGGAAAAGTCATTTGCAGCGCCGCACTGGAAGTCATTGTGCGCAGCTTCTACAGTGCAACCTACAGAGAAAACCCCGCAGGAAGAACCAGAGGAGACAAGGCCGTGCGCAACCTCGACCAGTACAACATCACGCAGGCGGTGATCGCGCGCTTCGCGCAGACGCCCGATCCGCGCCTGAAGGAAATCATGACCAGCCTGGTGCAGCACCTGCACGCGTTTGCGCGCGAGGTGAAGCTGACCGAGGCCGAATGGATGCAGGGCATCGAGTTCCTCACCGCGACCGGCCAGAAGTGCGACGACAAGCGCCAGGAGTTCATCCTGCTGTCCGACACGCTGGGCCTGTCGATGCTCACCGTGGCCATGAACAACGACAAGCCGGCGGGCTGCACCGAGGCCACGGTGTTCGGCCCGTTCCATGTGGAAGGGGCGCCGCACATCGAACTGGGTGGCGACGTGGCGCAGGGTGCGAAGGGCCAACCTTGCGAGGTGCGCGGCACGGTGCGCGGCCTGGATGGCGCACCGGTGCCCCATGCGCACATCGAGGTCTGGCAGGCCGACGCCGAAGGCAAGTACGACGTGCAGCGCGCCGACTGCGACGCGGCGCAAGCGCGTGGCGTGTTGCAGGCCGACGCGCAGGGCCGTTACCACTTCAGTTCCATCCTGGCCGAGGCCTACCCGATTCCCGACGACGGCCCGGTGGGCGACATGCTCAAGGCCACCAAACGCCACCCGTGGCGCCCGGCCCACCTGCATTTCCTGATCAAGGCGCCGGGTTACCAGACGCTGATCACCCACGTGTTCCGCAACGGTGACCAGTACCTGGATTCCGACGCGGTGTTCGGCGTGCGCGAATCGCTCATTGCCGACTGGCTGCCGCAGGCCGATGGCCGCTACCTCGTCGAGTTTGATTTCGTTCTCAATCCCGCCCGCTGAAGCATTCCCGACCACCCCACAACCAGGAGACAAGACCATGATGAAACGCGCCTTCCTCACCACCACGCTGGTGGCCGCCCTCACCGCCGCCGGACTGGGCACCGCCCACGCGCAGCAGACCTTCAAGCTCACCATCGCGTCGAGCCACCCGACCACGCTGCCCTGGGTCGGCCTGATGAGTTCGCTGTTCGTGCCCGAGGTCAACAAACGCGTGGCCGCGCTCAACAAGGGCTACAAGATCGAGTGGCGCGAAGCCTACGGCGGCCAGCTCTACAAGATGAATGCCACGCTGACCAGCGTGGAGCAGGGAATCACCGACATCGGGTGGGTCTTCCACAACCTCGAAGCCGCCAAGATGCCGCTCTCGCAGTTCGGCACCGTCACCCCGTTCACCACCGACGACGTGCGCATCATCCTGGACGTGGCCAACGAGATGAACGAGAAGGTGCCCGCGCTGCAGAAGGAATGGGAGAAGAACAACATGGTGTTCCTGGGCGCCACCGGTGTGGACACCTACCACCTGTTCACCAAGAACCCGATCGCGACCTACGCCGACCTCAAGGGCCGCAAGATCAGCGCGCCGGGCAGCATCGGCCTGTGGCTCAAGGGCTCTGGCGCGGTGCCGGTGGACGGCTCGCTCACGAGCTACTACACCGACATCCAGACGGGGGTGAGCGAAGGAACGATCTCCATTGCCACCGGCATCCTGCCCAACAAGATCTACGAGGTGGCGCCCTACATCACCACGGTGAACATCGGCGCGCTCTACATCGGCGGCATGGCCATGAACAAGGACAGCTACGCCGGCCTGCCGCCCGAGGTGCAGCAGATCGTGAAGGACGTGGGCAAGGAGTATTCGAAAGCGCTGGGCGCCACGCTGATGCAGCGCTACGAAACCGCACTCAAGACCATGGAGACCAATGGCGCGAAGCAGACACCCTCGGTGCGCATCACCAACATGAGCTCGGGCGAGCGCGACAAGTGGGTCAAGACCATGCCCAACCTGGCGGCCGAGTGGGCCAAGACCAACGCGTCCAAGGGCCCGGCGAAAGAGATCGTGAAGACCTACATGGATGCGCTGCGCAAGCGCGGTGTGAAGCCCGCCAGGGACTGGGACAAAGAGCTCTGACATGAGCTATGAAGCCAACACCGACCTGGAAGGCGGGCCGCCGCCAGCCGCCGCGCCCACCAGTGCGTTCGGGCGACTGATCGACAGCCTCAACGCCTTCGGCTCGGTCGTTATCGGCCTGGTGATGGTGCTGATGGTGGTGGACGTGCTGATGCGCAACCTGCTCAACCACCCCATCGACGGCGTGGCCGAGCTGGTGGCCACGTCCATCGTGGTGATCGTGTTCCTGCAGCTGCCGGCCACGCTGCGCCACGGTCGCATGAGCCGGGCCGATCTGTTCATCGATCCCTACATCCTCAAACGCCCGCGCGCAGGCAAGCGCCTGCGAGCGGTGTTCTCGGTGGTGGGCATCTTCGCCTGCGGCGTCATCGC is a genomic window of Hydrogenophaga sp. RAC07 containing:
- a CDS encoding TRAP transporter small permease subunit, producing the protein MSYEANTDLEGGPPPAAAPTSAFGRLIDSLNAFGSVVIGLVMVLMVVDVLMRNLLNHPIDGVAELVATSIVVIVFLQLPATLRHGRMSRADLFIDPYILKRPRAGKRLRAVFSVVGIFACGVIAYATWPLLSRAWGNDEFLGIEGIFTFPTWPMRLVVLGGAALAAIQYALLAVQDLREAGEHA
- a CDS encoding intradiol ring-cleavage dioxygenase, with the protein product MRNLDQYNITQAVIARFAQTPDPRLKEIMTSLVQHLHAFAREVKLTEAEWMQGIEFLTATGQKCDDKRQEFILLSDTLGLSMLTVAMNNDKPAGCTEATVFGPFHVEGAPHIELGGDVAQGAKGQPCEVRGTVRGLDGAPVPHAHIEVWQADAEGKYDVQRADCDAAQARGVLQADAQGRYHFSSILAEAYPIPDDGPVGDMLKATKRHPWRPAHLHFLIKAPGYQTLITHVFRNGDQYLDSDAVFGVRESLIADWLPQADGRYLVEFDFVLNPAR
- a CDS encoding NAD(P)-dependent oxidoreductase; translated protein: MRLHFIGVGKMGLPMALHLRAGSAGLSVSDRDPVRLALAADQGLTVAADTALALQQADAVFSSLPHDAALLTVAEQVAAHAKPGTFWVDTSTVSPTASATAAHMCAAAGIEHVRTTVSGNNKMAEAAQLTVLASGPRNTYDQVLPLLRCWGPNQFYLGEAEQARLMKLVINLMIAQTSAMLGEALTLGRKGGLDWHDMWRVMGASAVASPIVKAKSAQLSERDFSATFTVNQMVKDLDLILGAASEHQVPLPQTALTRQLMDAARAHGDAEADYAAIIKAVERSAGLST
- a CDS encoding NAD(P)/FAD-dependent oxidoreductase, giving the protein MPQHRIVIVGGGAGGLELACKLGRRMGAEQVTLVDQQLFHIWKPSLHEVAAGTLDIHQEGLSYEMLAHDNGFTFCLGAMTGLDLAGKWLGVAPVVDEQGEELVPARQLPFDQLVFAVGSTANHYNVPGAAEFTLSLNRPADAEHFRLRMLKLLTSADLRKSAGGEGQVRIVIIGGGATGVELAAELREASVVHSRYGFRRIDPRRDVQITLLEGADRILAPLPGKVSVAAAQLLNERHVNIEVNCKVARITPQQVEDAAGRVFASDLVVWAAGIKAPDVLATLGLATSRSGQLQVSDRLLVQGQSDIYALGDCAACPTAEGGWVPPRAQAAHQQASYLVAALTRRAQGQPAPDRPYVYKDHGSLVSLGTQSSVGNLMGNLFRSTWFVQGLLARTMYVSLHLMHHQAVLGTLRTAVLALARFLVKRATPLVKLH
- a CDS encoding LysR family transcriptional regulator — translated: MDRWTEMELFVHVAESGSLSRAAELMNMSNASASRQLAALEERLGVRLVERNTRRLYLTDTGQEFFQRARSILADLRDAESTVNAAALNPTGTLRISASLSFSLHHIAPLLREYTERYPNVTVHVEAANRYLDIIDNNIDVAIRNREVEPDSNITIRRLAETRRVLTASPRYLAKHGFPKTLDELQRHHLLIYVHANNPYELRFTRGDETQTVAVKALLESNDGQILRAAALDGLGILVQPSYIVYDDIVAGRLVPVLDDWDLPRITVNLAYPSRKHLSAKVRTFIDFMAEHFEKMGYERKWTGRFTVY
- a CDS encoding maleylacetate reductase produces the protein MKRFTYQSLPSRVVFGPGSLAELPREIEAMGAHRALVLCTPEQRGLAERVVALLGDRAAGVFDRAVMHVPIETAREAREVARQLGADCAVAIGGGSTTGLGKAIALDSGLPILAVPTTYAGSEMTPIYGITEAGLKKTGKDIRVLPRTVIYDPELSLGLPVGLSVTSGINAIAHAAEGLYSVDANPVISLMAQEGIAALGRALPMIKANPGDVTARSDALYGAWLCGTVLGAVGMALHHKLCHTLGGSFNLPHAETHTIVLPHALAYNAAAVPEAMARIVTALGGTSAAQAVFDLARDNGAPVALKDIGMKEADLDRACEIAMSNQYPNPRPLEAGAIRRLLQDAFEGRRPG
- a CDS encoding C4-dicarboxylate TRAP transporter substrate-binding protein; amino-acid sequence: MMKRAFLTTTLVAALTAAGLGTAHAQQTFKLTIASSHPTTLPWVGLMSSLFVPEVNKRVAALNKGYKIEWREAYGGQLYKMNATLTSVEQGITDIGWVFHNLEAAKMPLSQFGTVTPFTTDDVRIILDVANEMNEKVPALQKEWEKNNMVFLGATGVDTYHLFTKNPIATYADLKGRKISAPGSIGLWLKGSGAVPVDGSLTSYYTDIQTGVSEGTISIATGILPNKIYEVAPYITTVNIGALYIGGMAMNKDSYAGLPPEVQQIVKDVGKEYSKALGATLMQRYETALKTMETNGAKQTPSVRITNMSSGERDKWVKTMPNLAAEWAKTNASKGPAKEIVKTYMDALRKRGVKPARDWDKEL